One genomic segment of Brassica napus cultivar Da-Ae chromosome A3, Da-Ae, whole genome shotgun sequence includes these proteins:
- the LOC106443579 gene encoding phosphoinositide phospholipase C 6-like, translating to MGKEKKTESYDNGSYNYKMFKCFNRKFKINEVQPTDDVRDAFCQFSVGGSGRGAGGDGDSSDDGVMGAEQLCSFLDDNQVNSATTVAEAQRLIDEVIRRRHHVTRFTRHGLDLDDFFNFLFYDDLNPPITPNVHQDMSAPLSHYFIYTGHNSYLTGNQLSSDCSEVPVIKALQRGVRVIELDLWPNSTGTDINVLHGRTLTTPVPLITCLKSIRDHAFYSSPYPVIITLEDHLTADLQAKVAEMATQIFGQMLYYPESESLEEFPSPASLLHRIIISTKPPKEYLESRNPIGKQKENGNVSPSSEEETPGTEEIQTLESILFYQDCDNKSDSDQEEEEASEDQKPAYKRLITIHAGKPKGTVKEEMKVVVDKVRRLSLSEQELDRTCSSNSQDVVRFTQKNLLRIYPKGTRFNSSNYKPLIGWTHGAQMIAFNMQGYGRSLWLMHGMFRANGGCGYVKKPNFLMKKGFHDEVFDPKKKLHVKETLKVKVYMGDGWRLDFSHTHFDTYSPPDFYTKVFIVGVPADNAKRKTRVIEDNWYPIWDEEFSFPLTVPELALLRIEVREYDMSDKDDFGGQTCLPVSELRPGIRSVPLYDKKGEKMKSVRLLMRFIFE from the exons atggggaaggagaagaaaacagAGTCATACGACAATGGAAGCTACAACTACAAAATGTTCAAATGCTTCAACCGCAAATTCAAGATCAACGAAGTCCAACCTACAGACGACGTCCGCGACGCCTTCTGCCAGTTCTCCGTCGGCGGAAGCGGCAGAGGAGCCGGAGGCGACGGTGATTCCAGCGACGACGGCGTTATGGGGGCAGAGCAGCTCTGTTCTTTCCTCGACGACAACCAAGTCAACTCAGCAACCACCGTCGCCGAGGCTCAACGTTTAATCGACGAGGTCATACGACGGCGACACCACGTCACGCGGTTCACACGTCACGGCCTCGACCTAGACGATTTCTTCAACTTCCTTTTCTACGACGATCTCAATCCTCCCATCACTCCTAAC GTGCATCAAGACATGTCAGCTCCATTGTCGCATTACTTTATATACACGGGACACAACTCGTATCTCACGGGGAACCAACTAAGCAGCGATTGTAGCGAAGTCCCTGTGATCAAAGCTTTGCAAAGAGGAGTTCGAGTCATCGAGCTTGATCTTTGGCCTAACTCTACTGGAACAGATATCAATGTTCTTCACGGAAg AACGCTCACGACGCCTGTACCGCTGATCACATGCTTGAAATCGATAAGAGATCATGCGTTTTATAGCTCGCCTTATCCGGTTATCATCACCTTAGAGGATCATCTTACTGCTGATCTTCAAGCCAAAGTGGCTGAG ATGGCTACGCAGATATTTGGACAAATGTTGTATTACCCTGAATCagaaagcttagaagagtttcCTTCTCCTGCTTCACTGCTTCATCGGATAATCATCTCAACTAAACCACCTAAAGAGTATCTTGAGTCAAGAAACCCTATTGGTAAACAAAAGGAGAATGGTAATGTATCTCCATCTTCAGAGGAGGAAACGCCTGGAACTGAGGAGATTCAGACACTAGAAAGTATATTGTTTTACCAAGATTGTGACAACAAG AGTGATAGTGatcaagaggaagaagaagcgagTGAAGATCAGAAACCAGCATATAAAAGGTTGATCACTATTCATGCTGGGAAACCAAAGGGAACGGTGAAGGAAGAGATGAAAGTTGTGGTTGACAAAGTGAGACGTTTGAGTTTAAGTGAGCAAGAACTTGACAGGACTTGTTCATCCAACAGTCAAGATGTTGTAAG GTTTACACAGAAGAATTTGCTTAGGATATACCCTAAAGGGACAAGGTTTAACTCCTCAAACTACAAACCACTTATTGGTTGGACTCATGGAGCACAAATGATTGCATTCAATATGCAG GGATATGGGAGATCTCTGTGGTTGATGCACGGTATGTTTAGAGCCAATGGAGGTTGTGGATATGTCAAGAAACCTAACTTCTTGATGAAGAAAGGGTTTCATGACGAAGTCTTTGACCCTAAGAAGAAACTTCATGTAAAAGAAACGTTAAAG GTGAAAGTGTATATGGGAGACGGATGGCGTCTAGACTTCAGTCACACtcattttgatacatattctcctCCTGATTTCTACACTAAG GTGTTCATAGTGGGTGTACCAGCAGATAACGCAAAGAGGAAGACAAGAGTAATAGAAGACAATTGGTATCCAATTTGGGATGAGGAGTTCAGTTTCCCATTAACAGTTCCAGAGCTTGCATTGCTTAGGATCGAAGTCAGAGAGTATGATATGTCTGATAAGGATGATTTTGGTGGACAAACATGCTTACCTGTATCAGAATTAAGACCCGGGATTCGATCTGTGCCTTTGTATGATAAGAAGGGTGAGAAAATGAAGTCAGTACGGCTTCTAATGCGTTTCATCTTCGAATGA